In Planctomycetota bacterium, the DNA window TCCGGGGGCTTCGGGTCGAGGCGCCTCCGATCCGCGTCAAGCTGGGGCCGCTGCCGGCGATCCGCATGGCGTAGGCCGACGCGGGATCCGGCCGATCATGGCACTAGACCGCCGGCACATCGCTAGAGCGGTCTCCGCACACGCATCATGATGCTCGATCCAGCACAACCGGACGCGGCGCGGAAGGGTGGTTCCAGGCCACTCCGCGTGTTCCTGACCGGCGCGACGGGGTACATCGGCGGCCGGCTCGCCCCCCGGCTGCTCGATGCTGGGCACTCGGTGCGGTGCCTCGTCCGCGAGCCGCGGAAGCTCGCGATGCGGCACTGGTTCGACCATCCGCGGGTCGAGATCGTGCAGGGCGACGTGCTCGACGCCGAGGCCCTGGCCGGGCGCATGGCTGGCTGCGACGTTGGCTACTACCTGATCCACTCGATGGAGGCCAGCGGCGGCGAGTTTGCCGATCGCGATCGCAGCCTCGCCAGCAGCTTCGCCGAGGCGGCGGCGCGGGCAGGGCTCTCGCGCGTCATCTACCTCGGCGGGCTGGGCGAGATGGGCCCGGACCTCAGCGAGCACCTCCGCTCCCGCCGCGAGGTCGAGCAGATCCTCGAGGCGGGAACCGTGCCCGTCACGGCCTTCCGGGCGGCCATGATCATGGGCTCGGGGTCGGCGTCCTTCGAAATACTGCGGTACCTGGTCGAGCGGCTGCCGGTGATGGTGACGCCCAAGTGGGTCGAGACCAAGAGCCAGCCGGTCGGTATCGCCGACATCCTGCACTGGATGGTGCGCTGCCTGCATGAGCCCGGCACCATCGGCCAGACCCTCGAGCTCGGCGGCGCCGACGTGCTGACCTATCGCCAGCTCATGCAAGAGATGGCCGACGCGCTGGGGCTCGGCCGGCGGATCATGCTCACCGTGCCCGTGCTAACACCGAAGCTCAGCTCGCTGTGGATCGGGCTGGTGACGCCGGTGAGCGATCGGATCGCCCGCCCGCTCGCCGAGGGTCTCAAGAACCCCGTCGTGGTGGGCGAGCACGACGTGCAACGCCTGATGCCGCACGAGCCGATGACCGCGCGGCAGGCCATCGATCGCGCGGTGGAGCGAACCACGAACGCAATCATCGAGACCCGCTGGTCGGCCGCCGGCGCGATCCCGGGCGACCCGGACTGGGCCGGCGGCCGCGTGTTCACGGATAGCCGCAACATCACGATCCGCGCGGAACCCGATGCCGTCTTCGCCGCCGTGTGCCGCGTGGGCGGCGGGCACGGCTGGTACGCCGCCGACATCCTGTGGCGGATCCGAGGCTGGATGGATCAGGCCATGGGCGGCCCGGGGCTGAGGCGGGGCCGCCGCCATCCCGACGAGGTGGAGTTCGGCGAGGCGCTCGACTTCTGGCGGGTCATCGGCATCAACCGGCCGACGCACCTGCACCTGCTCGCCGAGATGAAGCTGCCCGGGCAGGCCGCGCTGGAGTTCGACATCACGCCCGCCGAGGAGCCGGGCGTCTGCACGCTCGCCATGACCGCCCGATTTCGGCCAAAGGGCCTGCTTGGGCTGGCGTATTGGTACTCGGTGCTGCCGCTGCACAACATCGTCTTCAATGGCATGCTGCGCGGGATGCGGAGCGCCGCCGAATCGGACGCGCCCCCCGCCGCCGGGCAGCACGCCTAGGGCCGTCGCCCTGCTTCACGTGCCTAGACGTGCTGGTCGACGAGGATCGGGTTGCCGTCGGGATCCAGGAGCACGAAGCTGGCCGGGCCGGTGGTCGTTTCGTCTGCCTCCGAGTGGAACTCGAGGCCGCTGGCCCGCAGCCGCCGCTGGATCTCGCGAACGTCCGGGAATTCGCTCGGGTGCTCGCCCACGCCCGACCAGCCGGGGTTGAACGTCAGGATGTTCTGCTCGAACATGCCCTCGAAGAGCCCGATCGTCGCCTCGCCGTTGCGCAGGATGAGGTAGTTGCTCTCGACGGCCCCGCCGACGACGTCGAAGCCCAGGGCCTCGTAGAAGGCCCTCGAGGCCGACAGGTCCTTGACGGCCAGGCTGATCGAGAACGCGCCCAGGTTCATTTCGACCTCCGCCCGGCGTCCCGCCTCGCCATGAGGAGGCTATGCCGAATCGGGCGGGGGTTTCCGGCCGATCGCACGCACCCGGCCACCCGGCATCTCGTACACTTGTGTCATGCGGGGCGTCCTCACCGATCCCAAAGCCAGGCTTGCCGTCGTCCGCGAGATCCTCGAAGGGGTCAGCAAGGCCGAGAAGCCCAACGAGATCCAGTTCGCCTTCCGCAAGATGTGGAAGCTGCGACCGGTAGATCTGTACGTGTCGGCGTCGCAGCGGGGGCTGCGCACGGGCGAGTACAAGATCACCCGAAAGATCGTCGCCGACGAAGCCATCCGAGACGAGACCGTGTACGAGCGGCAAAACCCCTGGCGGGACTGGGACACGCTGCCCGTGCAAACCGAGGGGGTGCTCGCGCCGCTCATCGCCAGCGCCGAGCCCCAGATCGTCGATCTTTCGAACCAGGACCTGAGCAACGATCCGGCGCTGGGCGACCTCGCGTGCGGCATGCAGGCGGTGATGGCGACGCCGATCTTCGATCGGGGCCGGCCGCTCAACTGGGCCTTCCAGTTCAGCCGAGAGGCCGACCGCTTCGATGAGATGGCCCTCGAGCTGCACATGATGATCGCCAACCTCGCGGGCACCGCGACGCGGAACCTCGTGGCGGTGCATAAGGCCGAGGAGATGACCCGGCAGGTGCGGACGCAGTTCGAGGAGGTCGCCCGCGTGCAGCAGTCGCTGCTGCCCAAGAGGCTGCCACAGATCCCCGGGCTGTCGATCGCCACCAGCTACCTGACCAGCGACGCCGCGGGGGGCGACTACTACGACTTCTTTCCCTTCGAGGACGGCCGCTGGGGCATCCTGATTGCCGACGTCGCCGGGCACGGCGCCGCGGCCGCGACGGTCATGGCCATGCTGCACGCCATCCTGCACGCCTACGAGGGCAGCGGCATGCACCCCCACCTCGTGCTCGAACACGCCAACACGCGGCTCGTGGCGGCCGGGCTCGAGGGCGCCTTCACCACCGCCTTCCTGGCGATCTTCGATCCCGCGACGGGCGAGCTGCAATTCAGCCGCGCCGGGCACAACCCCCCGCGGTGGAAGCGGGGCGCGACGGGCGACGTCGAGCCCATCGACGAGGCCGCCACGCTGCCGCTGGGCGTCTTCGAGCCGCTGGGCGCCACCTCGGCGTCCATCCGCCTCGAGCCGGGCGACACCGTGGTGCTCTATACCGACGGCATCACCGAGGCCTTCGACGTCAGCCGCGAGATGTTCGGCGTCAAGCGGCTGGACACCGCGTTGACGGGGTGTTCGGGCCAGCCCGGCTGCGTCGTCGATTCGGTGCACGGCGCCCTCTTCGAGCACACCAAGCGGCGCACCCGCGACGACGACCAGACGCTGGTCGCCATCCACTTCACCGGCATAGAGAACCCGCGGATGCCCACGATCAACTCGGTCGCCGGCGTCCTGGCGTGAGCCGCCCGGGGCAAGACTGGTTCGACCGCGCGCCCTTCGGGCCCAGCGTGGAGGGCGGCCGCCGACGCACCGAGGCCGGCTTGCGATTCTCGTGCACCATGTGCGGCAACTGCTGCACGGGCGCGCCGGGCGTGGTCGATCTGGACGAGGACGAAGCCGACGCCCTGGCCGACCACCTGGGCATGGACCGCAGCCGCTTCGATGCCGGCTACACCAAATTTGTTGACGGCCGTCGCTCGCTCACCGAGCGACTCACCGCGTTCGGTTACGACTGCGTCTTCCTCGACCGCACGACGATCCCGGGCAGGGCGGTGTGCGGCGTGTACGACCACCGACCCAGCCAGTGCCGCACCTGGCCGTTCTGGAAGTCCAACCTCGCCAGTGAGCGGAGTTGGGCGACCGCCGCATCCGGCTGCCCGGGCATGAACCGCGGGACCTTCGTGCCCGCCGACCGCGTCCGCATCATCCGCGACTCGAGCCCCGCGTGACCCATGCGGAGCTGGCCGGGACCTGGCTCGAGGCGGCCGGCAGGCCGGCCATCGCCGACCGCCTGGAGGGCATCTACCGGCTCGTGGCCGACCAGATCGAGGCCCGCGGGCCGGCGTGCTGGGCGTCGGGGCGATGCTGCAACTTCGAGCAGGCCGGACACCGCCTGTACGTGACCGGCCTCGAGGCCGCCTACTGCCTCGCACGGCTCGACGGCGTGCCGCCGGACTCCCCTGCAATCGACCGGGCCCGGCTCGCGGGCGGCTGCCCGTTCCAGCGGTCCAACCTGTGCGGCGTGCACGCGATCAAGCCGCTCGGCTGCCGGACGTACTTCTGCGATCGATCGGCCCAGGACTGGCAGCACGACGTCACCGAGCGTGCCCACTCCCTCGTCGCCGGCGTCCACGAGGACTTTGGCGTCCCCTACCGGTACATGGAGTGGCGGGCGATGCTCGAGCTGTTCGCTACCGCGGATGCTCGATGACGAAGGTCACCGGGCCGTCGTTCACGAGTTCCACTCGTATCTCGGCGCCGAACACGCCGGTCTCGACGGCGATATCCTCGTCCCGCAGCGTCGCGACAAACCCCTCGAACAATCCTTCGGCGGCCTCGGGCGCCATCGCCGCGTCGAACGAGGGCCGCCGCCCGCGGCCGATGTCGCAGCCAACCGTGAAGTTGGGCACCGCCAGCACCCGCGCGCCGGCCACCTCGGCGATCGACAGGTTCATCTTGCCGCCCCCGTCTTCGAAGATCCGCAGGCCCGCCAGCTTGCGGGCGCACCACTCGGCCACGGCCGCATCGTCCCCGCGCTGCACGCCAACCAGCAGCACCAACCCCTGGCCGATCTCGCCCGCAGCGCGAGCCTCAACCGGCAACTCGACGCGGCCGTGCCGCACACGCTGAACCACGATCCGCATCGGCCGCACCTCCGGGCGTACGCTGCGTGGCCGGGGGCGGAACGCAAGCATGCACCACGAAGTCATCATTGTCGGCGGCGGTCTGGCCGGGCTCGCCTGCGCCCGCGAGCTGCACGAGGCGGGCCGTCCCTCGCTGGTGCTCGAGGCCGGCGATCGCGTCGGCGGCCGGGTGCAGACCGACGCCGTCGAGACCGCGGACGGCACCTACCTCGTCGATCGCGGCTTCCAGGTGCTGCTGACCGCCTACCCCGAGACCACCCGCGTGCTCGACTACGACGCGCTCGACCTGCGGGCCTTCTACCCCGGCGCCCTGGTGCAGCTCGAGGGCTCGCGCCACCTCGTGGCCGATCCGCGACGCAAGCCGCTCGACGCCACGCGGCTGTTCACCTCGCCCATCGCCACCACCGGCGACAAGCTGCGGCTGGCCGAGATGTCGCTGCGGGTCCTCTCGGGCTCGCTCGACGGCCTGTGGGAGAAGCCCGAGAAGCCGAGCATCGACGCCCTGCGAGACGCAGGCTTCGCCGAGAGCACCATCGATCGCTTCTTCCGCCCCTTCTTCGGCGGCGTGTTCTTCGATCGGGAATTGGCGACCTCCAGCCGCATGCTCGAGTTCTGCTTCCGCATGTTCGCCACCGGCAGGACCTGCGTGCCCTCCCGCGGCATGCGCGCGATCCCCGAGCAGCTCGCCGGCATGCTGCCCGCCTCGGCCGTGCAGACGTCGAATCCGGTGCGCAGCATGGAGCGCGACGGCGAGCGCTGGCGGGTGCGGCACGAAGGCGGCGAGAGCACCGCCGACGCGCTCGTCCTCGCAACCGACGGCGATGCGGCCCGTGGCCTCGTCCCGGACCTCGGCCTCGGGCCCACAGCCTGGCGGCGCACCGTCACGCTGGCGTTCGCGTGCGATGCCCCGCCGGTCGATCGGCCCATCCTTGTGCTCGACGGCGACGGCGAGGGACCCATCAACCACCTGGCCGTGATGACCAACGTCGCCGACACCTACGCTCCGACGGGCAAGCACCTGGTCTACGCCAACACCGCGGACGAGGCCTCGGCATCGCTCGACGGCGACACGCTCCACCGGCGTGCGATCGCGCAGCTCCGGAATTGGTTCGGCGAGGCCGTGGACGGCTGGACGCTGCTCCGCATCGCGCGAGTCGACCGTGCCCTGCCCGACCAGCGGCCGCCGTGGCTCGGGCAGCCCCGCCGCGAGATCGTGCGGCCCGACAAGCTCGCGGTCTGCGGAGACTGGCTGGCCAACGCATCCATCAACGGCGCGATGGAGAGCGGGGCTCGGGCCGCGCGGGCCGTCCTCGACGTGGGGTCCTAGCGGATCACCTACTGGCCCTGCGCGAGCGAGTACCCGGGCTTGCCGTCGTAGTGCTTGAGCGGCTGGAAGTCGGTGACGCCGAACTTCTCGGCGATCTTGTCCAGCAGGTGGATGATGGGCGCCTGGCCCAGGCTCGGGGCGGCGTGCATGTCCCGCAGCTCGAAGCGGACGCGGTAGTAGTCCACGATCTCTGTGAACACGCTGCCGCTGGGCCACACCTGCGTGCCGCGGTTGCTCATCATCGTCAGCTCGAAGGGCGACTTCGCGCAGATGTCCTTGAGCCGCTCGGCCAGTTCGGGCGGGCTCATGGTGGTATCGAGGTATATGTCGCAGCCCACGTACACGCTCTTGGGCGTCTCGAAGGTCCGCATCAGCGTGTTGTGCCGGGGCCGCTCGGGCCGCTCGTGGGTGATCTCGGCCGGCACGCCATCGGTCGGCAGCGCGTCCCGCTGGCTCGGGGCCTGCCCGAGGTTGTCGGCGATCGCCTTGCCGAACGCCGTCGTACCCACCGATCCCTCGCCACCGAAATCGCCGGTATGCACCCCGTCCTCGAGGGTCCGGATGAGCGCGTTCTCGATGGTGTTTGCGTGCTTCATGAGGCCGACGTGCCGCAGCATCATCAGGCCGCTGAGCAGCAGGCTGGTCGGGTTGGCCAGGTCCTTGCCGGCGATGTCGGGCGCGGTGCCGTGCACCGCCTCGAAGATGCTGACGTGGTGCCCGATGTTGGCGCTGGGCGCGAAGCCAAGCCCGCCGACGAGCCCGGCCGCCAGGTCGCTGACGATGTCGCCCTGGAGGTTGGGCAGCACCACCATGCGGAACTGGTGGGGCTTGAGCACCAGATTCATGCACAGCGCATCGATGATGACGTCGCCGGTCTCGATGTCGGGATAGTCCGCGCCCGTCTTGTAGAAGCGGTCCAGGAACAGGCCGTCGCTCATCTTCATGATGTTGGCCTTGTGCCCGCAGTGCACCATCTTGATGCCCAGCCGCTTGGCGGTCTCGAAGGCCTCGCGGTGCACCTGGTCGCATCCCGGCGCGCTAATCAATCGCTTGCACTCGATGACGTCGTTGGTCAGCCGGTGCTCGATGCCGCCGTAGGTGTCCTCGATGTTCTCGCGGACGACGTAGAAGTCGACGGGGATGTTGGCCTTGCTGTAGACCGTCTCGACGCCCGGCAGGCTCTGGAAGTGCCGCACGTTGGCGAAGGCGCCGTACATCTTGCGGAGCGAGACGTTGATCGACTTGCCGCCGCCGCCCACCGGCGTGCCCATCGGGCCCTTGTACACCAGCCCGGTGTCCTCGACGGTCTGGATCGCACCGTCGGTCATGCCCCGGCTGTCGCCCGCCTGGAAGACCCGCTCGCCCATCTCCACGGGCACGAAGTCGATGTGCTCCATCACGCCGGCCGCCCGGAAGATCGACTGGCAGGCCGCCATGATCTCCGGACCGATGCCGTCGCCCTCGGCCATTGCGATGCGAACCTTGCTGGGCATGCGTGCCTCCCCCGCGGTGGACCAAAAGAAGTCGGCAGGGTAGGACGCGCGGGCTAGCGAGTCCCCTCCGCCGCCCGCTCCAGGCGTTCCTCGATCGCCCGCCAGGTCGCGCTGTCGCCCCCCGGCCAGCAGGCCACGATGAGCGTCGGCGACATCGCGTCGGCCTCCCGCAGCGCGGCGTACAGCTCGCGGGCGTACGCCGCCGCGTCGCCGGGCATCGCGATGCTCGCGTGCGGCGGGTCCACCGCCAGCGACGCACCGGGCGGCGACAGCACCACCGCCGACGCCGCACCGCGAAGCCGCGCGTCGAGTTGCCCGAGCGTGCCCGCGAGCACCAGCGGCGTGCGCGGCCGGTAGTGCGGACCCACGAGGCCCGGACTCCCGACACCCGGCTCCCCTGCCGCGGCATGCGATTCGACGGGCGTGCCCAGCACCCGCGCAATTGCATCCGCCCCGAGCACACCCGGCCTCAGGATCCGCGGCGGCCCGCTGGCGAGATCGAGCACCGTCGACTCGATGCCCACGCGGCAGGGACCGCCGTCGACGACGGCCACCCTCTCGCCGAAGGCCTCCGCCACGTGCTCGGCCCGCGTCGGCGACAGCCGGCCCGATGGATTGGCGCTCGGCCCGACCAGCGGCAGTCCGACTCGTTCGATCAGGTCCAGTGCGACCGGCTGGTCGGGCACGCGGACGGCGACGGTCGCGCCGCCGGCGGTCACCGCATCGGACACCCATCCCGCTTTGGGCAGCACGAGCGTCAGCGGCCCGGGCCAGAACGCCCCGGCCAGCATCGATACGGCGGTCGGCCACGCGTCGCAGCACCCCCGGGCCATCGACTCGCCCGTCGCATGCACGATCAGCGGGTTGCTCGGCGGCCGGCCCTTGATCTCGAACACCCGGCGGACGGCCGGCTCGTCGCGCGCTACCGCGCCGAGGCCGTACACCGTCTCGGTCGGGAAGGCGACCACGCCCCCCGACCGCAGCAGCCCGGCGGCCTCATCGACGCCGACGACCAATCACCGCCGCTCGCGCAGGAGTTCGTCGCGGTCGGGCACGATGAAGCGGATGCCGTTGCGCTCCAGCGCCGTGCCCATCGCCGCGTGCAGTTCGGCGATGGAGGTCACGTAGTCGGCCAGCGCGGCGGCCTCGGACTGCTCGGCGGCCGCGAGG includes these proteins:
- a CDS encoding SDR family oxidoreductase, whose product is MLDPAQPDAARKGGSRPLRVFLTGATGYIGGRLAPRLLDAGHSVRCLVREPRKLAMRHWFDHPRVEIVQGDVLDAEALAGRMAGCDVGYYLIHSMEASGGEFADRDRSLASSFAEAAARAGLSRVIYLGGLGEMGPDLSEHLRSRREVEQILEAGTVPVTAFRAAMIMGSGSASFEILRYLVERLPVMVTPKWVETKSQPVGIADILHWMVRCLHEPGTIGQTLELGGADVLTYRQLMQEMADALGLGRRIMLTVPVLTPKLSSLWIGLVTPVSDRIARPLAEGLKNPVVVGEHDVQRLMPHEPMTARQAIDRAVERTTNAIIETRWSAAGAIPGDPDWAGGRVFTDSRNITIRAEPDAVFAAVCRVGGGHGWYAADILWRIRGWMDQAMGGPGLRRGRRHPDEVEFGEALDFWRVIGINRPTHLHLLAEMKLPGQAALEFDITPAEEPGVCTLAMTARFRPKGLLGLAYWYSVLPLHNIVFNGMLRGMRSAAESDAPPAAGQHA
- a CDS encoding VOC family protein; protein product: MNLGAFSISLAVKDLSASRAFYEALGFDVVGGAVESNYLILRNGEATIGLFEGMFEQNILTFNPGWSGVGEHPSEFPDVREIQRRLRASGLEFHSEADETTTGPASFVLLDPDGNPILVDQHV
- a CDS encoding SpoIIE family protein phosphatase, whose amino-acid sequence is MRGVLTDPKARLAVVREILEGVSKAEKPNEIQFAFRKMWKLRPVDLYVSASQRGLRTGEYKITRKIVADEAIRDETVYERQNPWRDWDTLPVQTEGVLAPLIASAEPQIVDLSNQDLSNDPALGDLACGMQAVMATPIFDRGRPLNWAFQFSREADRFDEMALELHMMIANLAGTATRNLVAVHKAEEMTRQVRTQFEEVARVQQSLLPKRLPQIPGLSIATSYLTSDAAGGDYYDFFPFEDGRWGILIADVAGHGAAAATVMAMLHAILHAYEGSGMHPHLVLEHANTRLVAAGLEGAFTTAFLAIFDPATGELQFSRAGHNPPRWKRGATGDVEPIDEAATLPLGVFEPLGATSASIRLEPGDTVVLYTDGITEAFDVSREMFGVKRLDTALTGCSGQPGCVVDSVHGALFEHTKRRTRDDDQTLVAIHFTGIENPRMPTINSVAGVLA
- a CDS encoding YkgJ family cysteine cluster protein, giving the protein MSRPGQDWFDRAPFGPSVEGGRRRTEAGLRFSCTMCGNCCTGAPGVVDLDEDEADALADHLGMDRSRFDAGYTKFVDGRRSLTERLTAFGYDCVFLDRTTIPGRAVCGVYDHRPSQCRTWPFWKSNLASERSWATAASGCPGMNRGTFVPADRVRIIRDSSPA
- the dtd gene encoding D-aminoacyl-tRNA deacylase codes for the protein MRIVVQRVRHGRVELPVEARAAGEIGQGLVLLVGVQRGDDAAVAEWCARKLAGLRIFEDGGGKMNLSIAEVAGARVLAVPNFTVGCDIGRGRRPSFDAAMAPEAAEGLFEGFVATLRDEDIAVETGVFGAEIRVELVNDGPVTFVIEHPR
- a CDS encoding NAD(P)/FAD-dependent oxidoreductase, with amino-acid sequence MHHEVIIVGGGLAGLACARELHEAGRPSLVLEAGDRVGGRVQTDAVETADGTYLVDRGFQVLLTAYPETTRVLDYDALDLRAFYPGALVQLEGSRHLVADPRRKPLDATRLFTSPIATTGDKLRLAEMSLRVLSGSLDGLWEKPEKPSIDALRDAGFAESTIDRFFRPFFGGVFFDRELATSSRMLEFCFRMFATGRTCVPSRGMRAIPEQLAGMLPASAVQTSNPVRSMERDGERWRVRHEGGESTADALVLATDGDAARGLVPDLGLGPTAWRRTVTLAFACDAPPVDRPILVLDGDGEGPINHLAVMTNVADTYAPTGKHLVYANTADEASASLDGDTLHRRAIAQLRNWFGEAVDGWTLLRIARVDRALPDQRPPWLGQPRREIVRPDKLAVCGDWLANASINGAMESGARAARAVLDVGS
- a CDS encoding isocitrate/isopropylmalate family dehydrogenase: MPSKVRIAMAEGDGIGPEIMAACQSIFRAAGVMEHIDFVPVEMGERVFQAGDSRGMTDGAIQTVEDTGLVYKGPMGTPVGGGGKSINVSLRKMYGAFANVRHFQSLPGVETVYSKANIPVDFYVVRENIEDTYGGIEHRLTNDVIECKRLISAPGCDQVHREAFETAKRLGIKMVHCGHKANIMKMSDGLFLDRFYKTGADYPDIETGDVIIDALCMNLVLKPHQFRMVVLPNLQGDIVSDLAAGLVGGLGFAPSANIGHHVSIFEAVHGTAPDIAGKDLANPTSLLLSGLMMLRHVGLMKHANTIENALIRTLEDGVHTGDFGGEGSVGTTAFGKAIADNLGQAPSQRDALPTDGVPAEITHERPERPRHNTLMRTFETPKSVYVGCDIYLDTTMSPPELAERLKDICAKSPFELTMMSNRGTQVWPSGSVFTEIVDYYRVRFELRDMHAAPSLGQAPIIHLLDKIAEKFGVTDFQPLKHYDGKPGYSLAQGQ
- a CDS encoding L-threonylcarbamoyladenylate synthase gives rise to the protein MVVGVDEAAGLLRSGGVVAFPTETVYGLGAVARDEPAVRRVFEIKGRPPSNPLIVHATGESMARGCCDAWPTAVSMLAGAFWPGPLTLVLPKAGWVSDAVTAGGATVAVRVPDQPVALDLIERVGLPLVGPSANPSGRLSPTRAEHVAEAFGERVAVVDGGPCRVGIESTVLDLASGPPRILRPGVLGADAIARVLGTPVESHAAAGEPGVGSPGLVGPHYRPRTPLVLAGTLGQLDARLRGAASAVVLSPPGASLAVDPPHASIAMPGDAAAYARELYAALREADAMSPTLIVACWPGGDSATWRAIEERLERAAEGTR